One Heteronotia binoei isolate CCM8104 ecotype False Entrance Well chromosome 20, APGP_CSIRO_Hbin_v1, whole genome shotgun sequence DNA segment encodes these proteins:
- the MAP2K3 gene encoding dual specificity mitogen-activated protein kinase kinase 3 isoform X1, protein MDRKQDPKRPVKKWKKPRPPNLTIPTANRQPSVPPTPPRNLDSRTFITIGERNFEVEADDLVSIQELGRGAYGVVEKVWHEQSGTTMAVKRIRATVNTQEQKRLLMDLDISMRTVDCFYTVTFYGALFREGDVWICMELMDTSLDKFYKKVLEKKKTIPEDILGKIAVSIIRALEHLHSKLAVIHRDVKPSNVLINKEGHVKMCDFGISGYLVDSVAKTLDAGCKPYMAPERINPGPDVIQKGYNVKSDVWSFGITLIELAILRFPYDSWRTPFQQLKQVVEEPSPQLPSDRFSKDFVDFTAQCLKKNPAERMSYLELMAHLFFTLHDTKATNMADFVVEILGEDS, encoded by the exons ATCCCAAGAGACCAGTGAAAAAAT GGAAGAAGCCAAGACCTCCGAACTTGACGATTCCGACAGCCAACAGACAGCCCTCAGTTCCCCCTAC GCCTCCGAGGAACTTGGATTCCAGGACTTTTATTACCATCGGTGAAAGG AACTTTGAAGTTGAGGCCGATGACTTGGTGAGCATTCAGGAGCTCGGGCGTGGCGCTTACGGTGTGGTGGAGAAAGTCTGGCATGAACAGAGCGGTACCACCATGGCTGTGAAG AGGATCCGGGCCACTGTGAACACGCAGGAACAGAAGAGACTGTTGATGGATTTGGACATCTCTATGAGGACAGTCGATTGCTTCTATACTGTCACTTTCTACGGTGCCCTTTTTCGAGAG GGAGACGTGTGGATCTGCATGGAGCTGATGGACACATCTCTGGATAAGTTCTACAAAAAGGTCCTGGAGAAGAAGAAAACGATCCCTGAAGACATACTGGGGAAAATTGCTGTGTCT ATCATCCGAGCCTTGGAGCATCTGCACAGCAAACTGGCGGTGATTCACAGAG ATGTGAAGCCATCCAACGTCCTGATCAACAAAGAAGGGCACGTGAAGATGTGTGACTTCGGCATCAGCGGCTACTTGGTGGATTCCGTCGCAAAGACATTAGATGCTGGCTGCAAACCTTATATGGCC cCAGAGAGGATAAACCCAGGGCCAGACGTGATCCAAAAGGGATATAACGTGAAATCAGATGTTTGGAGCTTTGGGATTACCTTG ATCGAGTTGGCCATCCTCCGCTTCCCTTACGACTCCTGGAGGACGCCCTTCCAGCAACTGAAACAAGTGGTGGAGGAACCTTCTCCCCAGCTTCCCTCCGATCGCTTCTCAAAGGACTTTGTGGACTTCACGGCACAGTG TTTGAAGAAGAACCCTGCGGAACGAATGAGCTACCTGGAGCTGATG GCCCACCTATTCTTCACCTTGCATGACACCAAAgcgaccaacatggctgacttTGTGGTAGAAATCCTCGGGGAAGACTCCTAA
- the MAP2K3 gene encoding dual specificity mitogen-activated protein kinase kinase 3 isoform X2: MSLPKDPKRPVKKWKKPRPPNLTIPTANRQPSVPPTPPRNLDSRTFITIGERNFEVEADDLVSIQELGRGAYGVVEKVWHEQSGTTMAVKRIRATVNTQEQKRLLMDLDISMRTVDCFYTVTFYGALFREGDVWICMELMDTSLDKFYKKVLEKKKTIPEDILGKIAVSIIRALEHLHSKLAVIHRDVKPSNVLINKEGHVKMCDFGISGYLVDSVAKTLDAGCKPYMAPERINPGPDVIQKGYNVKSDVWSFGITLIELAILRFPYDSWRTPFQQLKQVVEEPSPQLPSDRFSKDFVDFTAQCLKKNPAERMSYLELMAHLFFTLHDTKATNMADFVVEILGEDS, from the exons ATCCCAAGAGACCAGTGAAAAAAT GGAAGAAGCCAAGACCTCCGAACTTGACGATTCCGACAGCCAACAGACAGCCCTCAGTTCCCCCTAC GCCTCCGAGGAACTTGGATTCCAGGACTTTTATTACCATCGGTGAAAGG AACTTTGAAGTTGAGGCCGATGACTTGGTGAGCATTCAGGAGCTCGGGCGTGGCGCTTACGGTGTGGTGGAGAAAGTCTGGCATGAACAGAGCGGTACCACCATGGCTGTGAAG AGGATCCGGGCCACTGTGAACACGCAGGAACAGAAGAGACTGTTGATGGATTTGGACATCTCTATGAGGACAGTCGATTGCTTCTATACTGTCACTTTCTACGGTGCCCTTTTTCGAGAG GGAGACGTGTGGATCTGCATGGAGCTGATGGACACATCTCTGGATAAGTTCTACAAAAAGGTCCTGGAGAAGAAGAAAACGATCCCTGAAGACATACTGGGGAAAATTGCTGTGTCT ATCATCCGAGCCTTGGAGCATCTGCACAGCAAACTGGCGGTGATTCACAGAG ATGTGAAGCCATCCAACGTCCTGATCAACAAAGAAGGGCACGTGAAGATGTGTGACTTCGGCATCAGCGGCTACTTGGTGGATTCCGTCGCAAAGACATTAGATGCTGGCTGCAAACCTTATATGGCC cCAGAGAGGATAAACCCAGGGCCAGACGTGATCCAAAAGGGATATAACGTGAAATCAGATGTTTGGAGCTTTGGGATTACCTTG ATCGAGTTGGCCATCCTCCGCTTCCCTTACGACTCCTGGAGGACGCCCTTCCAGCAACTGAAACAAGTGGTGGAGGAACCTTCTCCCCAGCTTCCCTCCGATCGCTTCTCAAAGGACTTTGTGGACTTCACGGCACAGTG TTTGAAGAAGAACCCTGCGGAACGAATGAGCTACCTGGAGCTGATG GCCCACCTATTCTTCACCTTGCATGACACCAAAgcgaccaacatggctgacttTGTGGTAGAAATCCTCGGGGAAGACTCCTAA